The genome window GCGCCAGGTGTCGGGGCTGCCGCGTTCGCCGGCGACGGTGGAAAAACGGATCAGGGTATCGGTCTTGGTGCCCGGCTGAAAGACCGCGGCCTTGGTGTATTCGCTGACGTCCTGAGTCACTTCGAAATGGCCGAAGGCGCCGGAGCCTTTGGCATGAGGCTGGCGCTCCGGGATGCGCTCGCGATTGAAGTTTGCCATCTGTTCGATGAGATAGTGATCCTGCAACAGAAGGGGGCCGTCTGGACCGACGGTGAGCGAGTACTCATCGCTGGGGACGGGTATACCGGCATCGTTCGTGGTGGGTGTGCGGTCATCTTTCTTCATTGTAATACCTCCGTTGTATGATGCGTTTCGACAATTGGCAATCATTGCCATTGAGTCCTGTTTGCGTCTTGAGTATATCGAGTGGCAGCATTGGCATGGAGAGCTTTGCTGCCTGATCGGCTTGATCGTGATGAGGGTCATGCCTTAGCTCATCCCTGCCTGCCCGCATAAAATAACACTTCTCAGGTGTGATCTTGTTATGCCACACTGGGAATCAGTCTTCCAGTTTTCACCGTCGTTCGTTTAGTTTTCTTGCTATGCACCGTAGCCCCTATCCTAGGAACACGTGAAATGACGGGCGTCCGGAATATTTTTCGTCATTGGCACGTCACTTGCTCACTCAGACGTGGGGGCAGCATCGCTGTCGCATCGCTTAGTTTTATATCGTCAATAATCAACCCGGGAGTTTCGCAACAATGAAAATACTAACAGCAGTCCAAGGGGTAGGGGTGTGTCTGGCCGTAATGTTGTTTGCGGCGCCGGTGTCGGCAGGTAATGCTCAGCAAGGCAAATCTTTGTCAGCGCAGTGCAGCAGCTGCCACGGCCCTGAGGGCCAGGGCATGGGCAGCAATCCGGCGCTGGCGGGGATGGACGCGGATGCTTTCGTTCAGAGTCTCAAGGCGTACCAGGCAGGCGAGCGCAAGCACATGATGATGGAGATGATGGCGAAAAAATTGAGCGAGCAGGAGATGGCCGATCTGGCTGCCTATTACGCCTCACTTTGATGCAGTGCCCCGGTTTTTGCACGGTCTTTGATCCATAAGTTCTCATCAGCAGGGGCATCGCGCTCGATGGGGGATTGATCTCTTGAAGCAAGACAGCTGACCCTTGCTGGCAGGCATTAGTAATCCTCACTGTCAGGCGGGCGCTGCCAGAGGCCTATCGTGCTTGGCCGTCATGCTCATCTAACCAGTGGCGCATCGCGTCCAGTTCGCCCTGGAGCAGGGCACGACCTTGGGACGCTACCTGACGCTGATACGTGCCAAGCGGCGCATGTGCCCGGCATGCATCGCGCAGTGCGTCGATATCCTCTTGCGCCCCTTCCTGTAGCGCTGCTTCAGCGGTCCTGAGGGCCTTGCGCGGCACCTCGACGCGGGAATGGTGCATGGTGTTGCCCACCACAAAAACAGAGACGACCAGATACGGCAGCGCGTAGACAGCAATGAACACGATGTCGCCCTCCGTGTTGGGATCGTTGACCACCGGCACCGCCACTAATAGGACGAAGCATACGATGGTTATGAGGGCGGTGACGGCCACGATCAGGAAGCGCTTGTCCAATGAACGCAGGCGTTGGTGCTCCGCCAGGAGCTCCGCCCGTACTGCAGCGATCCGCGCGCTGTCCGGCGGTGCGGACGTGATGTCGAAATCAAGTCCCATGCATTCTCCCCAAGAAAACCTCGTACTGATTTGTTATGAGTCTTATATTTGTATTTTCAGCACCATCCGGTGCCGTGCAAACATCATACTACGTATTTTTTGCAACAGCAGCATATTGGTCTCGGCTTCAAGAGTCTCATACGTTCAATAAACAGTGGCTTACAGCTGCGGTAGCGTGTCTGTGTCTGGAGCCGCCGCGACAGCGAGCCGATATAGTGGGGGAACTCATGGGCTGTATCTGGGTCTTATCGCCGCAATGCCGCAAGCGTTAAACAAATAGCACGTTTCTGGTTGGGTTGTGTCGTGCGTCAGCGGCGACGTCGTCATCTTTACTTTGGCAGGGAGTTGATTTTTGGATTCACTCACGCAATTTGCCCTCGGTGCTGCGGTCGGCGAGGCTACGCTGGGCCGGAAGGTTGGGCGTCGCGCGCTGTTGTGGGGTGGCATTTGCGGGACGTTGCCGGATCTGGATGTGCTGGTTCCGTTCGGGGATGCAGTACAAGACTTTATCTTCCACCGCTCGGCCAGTCATTCGCTGTTTGTGCTGGCTTTGTTGGCGCCGCTGGTGGCATACCTGATTACGCGCATCCATCCCCAGACGCGCCCCCATTACCGGGGGTGGCTGTTGTTGGTGTTCCTGGCCTTGTCCACCCATGTCCTGCTGGACAGCCTTACGGTGTTCGGCACCCAGATCTTCTGGCCCTGGGGCAGTGATCCGGTCACGTGGGGCACCATATTTATTATCGATCCTCTCTACACAGTGCCGTTGCTCGTTGGCGTCCTGGCGGCGTGGTTGTTGCGCTCCCGCTTAAAGGGACGGCAGTGGAACCAGCTGGGACTGACGCTGAGTTGTATCTACCTGGTGTGGACCGTGGGGGCGAAGGTTCATGTCAATGATATCGCCGACCACCAACTTGCGAGTGACGGTCAACCGCCCGCGCAGGTGGTGACCATGCCGACGCCTTTCAACAGCCTGTTGTGGCGTGTGGTGGCCGTGGACCAAGAGGCGTACCGCATCGGTTATTACTCACTGCTGCAGCAAGACAAGCCGATCCAATTCGAGCGTTTCCCGCGTAATCTCGGCGTGCTGGCCGGATTAGAGGACCACGAACCGGTCAGAAAGGTAAAATGGTTTACCAAAGGATTTTATGCCGCTGAGAAACGCAATGGCGATATCTTGATGATCGATCTGCGTGCCGGTCTGGAACCCGACTACGAATACTTTTTCAAGGTCGGCGAGCTTCAGGATCGCCAGGTGCGGCCGGTTCTTTCTCAACGGCTGCCGGTTCAGCGCAGCCTCGCCCGTCTGCCGTGGCTATGGGACAGCCTCACTGAACCCAGACCGATTCTCCGCGGTGCGCTTTTCAAGACCGCCGAGCTGGATACGCATACGTTGCTTGGCCCGCCATAGATCGATGCGGTCGGCGCGTAGCTGGGGCTGAGGGACGAGAGGGCCTAGCTTATTGCCGGTTCTCATCCTCCTTCTCAGTTCCCCATACTTTCTCCAGATACCCGGCACGCCCCGAACCGCTACGATACATCTTGTAGTGCAGCGGATTACTGCGGTAGTACTTTTGGTGATAGTCCTCGGCAGGGTAGAAGTTGGTGTAGGGCTCGACGGCGGTGGCGATGGATCGGTCGTAGCGGCCTGATTGTTCCAGCGCCTGTTTCGATTGTTCGGCGATGCGGCGCTGTTCGTCGTCGTGATAAAAGATCGCCGTGCGGTATTGCGAACCGACGTCGGCGAACTGGCGGTTTTCGGCGGTGGGGTCGATCTGGCGCCAGAAGACATCCAGGACCTCGTCGAAGCTGATTTTGCGCGTATCGAAGGTGACTTGAATCACTTCGGTATGACCGGTACTGCCACTGCAGACCTGTTCGTAGGTGGGGTTGTCCACGTGGCCGCCGGCATAGCCGGAAACGGTGGAGACCACGCCGTCCAAGTTGTCGAAGGGCGGCTCCATACACCAAAAGCAGCCGCCGGCCAGGGTCGCCTTTTCCAGATGCGCTTGTTCGTCCATGCCGTCACCTCCTTGATCACTGAGATTAGTTTGGGCGTGTTGTTTGACCCGGCAATCGGGCGTAGATTCAAACCGGCGCAACGAAAAAAGGAGGCCGGGGCCTCCTTTGTGTTTTTGTTAAGCGGCGCGCTCAGTGCTCGTGGCCGCCGGGGCCGTGCACGTGACCGTGTTCCAGCTCTTCCTCGGTGGCGTCGCGCACCTCCAGCACATCCACGTCGAAGTTCAAGGTGACGCCGGCGAGGGGGTGATTGCCGTCGATGGTGACGTCTTCACCTTCCACCTCGGTGACGGTGACGACACTCATGCCCTGGTTGGTCTGCGCATGAAACTGCATGCCGGGCTTCACTTCGTCGACGCCCTCGAACATCTCTTTGGAGAGGGTTTGTTTCAGATTGTCATCGCGCTCACCGTAGGCCTCGGCCGGCTCGATGGTGACACTCACCTGATCGCCGGCGGTCTTGCCTTCCAGGGCGTTTTCCAGGCCGGGAATGATATTGCCGACGCCGAGAATGAAGGCGAAGGGCTGGTTCTTGTCGGCCTGATCGATTAGGGTGCCCTGCTCGTCTTTGAGTGTATAGGCGATGGTCGCCACTTTGTTGGTTGCGAGTTGCATGATGATGTTCGCTCTGTTGCAGAATAAAGCGAATCAGTTTACGCCCCTGCCACTGTTGTGGCAAGGTTGGGGCCCCGCACAGAAAACGTCGCTTGTTCAAATTTACCGCCAAGTCATACTATTAGCTCTGATACGTAAGTGGATACATGAATGGAAGCCCCGATCGAGCAGACACCATCCAAGCGGCCGCGCCTCTCGGTCGGCGCGATTGTGCGTCACTTCGGCGGGGTGTTGCTGGTCAAGTGTGGCGATCGAGATGGCGCCGCCGCACAGTGGCGCTTGCCGCGCGCCGAGCAAGTGTGGGGCGAAACCTTGCAACAGACGGTTGCGCGCGCCGTGCAGCTGCAAACCGGCATACGGGTGGCGGCCGGGGATATTTTTCAGGTCTATGATTTGATCACGATAGACGGAGACGATCACACGGTAATGCTGGATTTCGAGGCGGCCTACGTGGACGGCGATCTCCGGCCGGGAGATTATGTGGAGGACGTGGCCTGGGCCAGCGGCCTGGCATTAAGATCCATGGAGGTCGAGGAGCACACGTCCGAACTGCTTTCCGATATGGGGTTATTAAGATGAAGCAAAAGTATCTCAGCCGTTATCAGGACATTGAACCGTTTATTACCAAGGACGGCTCGGTGATCCGTGAACTCATGCATCCCGGCCGCCATGCTGCGAAGCAGCAGAGTCTGGCCGAGGCGCGCGTCGCGGTGGGCGCCAAGACCGTGTTGCATCGCCATCACCACACCGAGGAATTGTATTACGTCACCGCGGGCCGGGGCCTGATGACTCTGGGGGATCAACGCTTCGAGGTGAAGGTGGGGGATAGTATTTGCATCGCGCCGGGCACGCCGCACTGTATCGAAAACACCGGCAGCGAGGAGCTGGCCTTACTGTGTTGCTGCAGCCCCGGTTACAGCCATGAGGATACCGAGCTGTTGGCGAGTCAGTTGGCCTAGCCGGCTTTTCTCACTGGGCTAAGGGGGGCCTATTGCATCGCCATTTCCATGAGTACGTCGCGCATCTTGACCTTGAGCATGTATTCGGTTTTTTCATAGACGCGCCGGATGGCGGCGCCTTCATCCAGCCCCGGCACTTCCACTTGCCACTCGGTGCTGCCCAGCACCCGGCCGGTGACCTTGTCTGTCAACACCAGCTTGAGCGTGCCGTGGCCTACGGCCCAGCCGTTGCGTTCACCGATCACCGCCGTCTCCAGGCTGCCGCGCAGCATGTAGTCCGCGTTTTCCGCCGCGGGGTTCAGGTCCTGGGTGAGCAGGCCGCCGCGGATTAATTGCGCTACCCGTTCGGCATTGGGTTCACCTTCCAGGCCGGCGGGTTGGATCTGCAGGGTGGTGAGCAGGTTTTCGGCGTCCTGTTTTATCAGTGCCAGATTGAATTCAGGTTTGATGCCGCGGCCGGTGAGGTCGGCGTGTTGCATGGATTGCTGCAGCTGGGCGCGGATTTGCTGGGCGCGCCAGGCCATGGCAATCGTGCCGGCCTGAACGAAGGGGTCGGGGTCACTGCGCGCCTGTTTCATGTACTCGCGCGTTTGCTCATCCAGGGCTTGAATCTGATCCTGCAGATAGCCTTTGGCGGTGTTGCGCGGTACCGCCGCCAGGGCGTGATACGTATTGGCGTCGTTATCGAACCACTGCTCCACGACCTCGATCTTTTCCAACACCCGTTCGACCTCGGGCGCGGCCACCGTTTGGGCGGACGGTCCCATGTGGCTGCGCTTGAGTTCATAGCCGGCGGCGTCGGCAGCTTGTTGCAGCGTCATGCCGACGGCCTCGGTATCAATGAGGAAGTAATCTGTCAGATTGGCCAGTGCCCGCTGTCGCGCCTGCTCGGCGCTATCGCCCCCGGTACGGCTGGTGAGATAGTGCAGGCGTGGATAGTCCTCGCTTGCGCCGGCCACCCAGTCCGGTTGCGGCCCCGCATCGATGGCGTCGGCCGCGGCTTGGGCGGCCGATGAACCGGTCTGTGGCGCGGCGATCTCGTTCGGTGCGGTGGCGCAGCCGCTGACGATGGTGGCGGCAGCCAGTGCGATCGCGGCAATGCGTCTGGCCATTGCTTCCCCTCTTATGTTTTTTTAAGCGACTGTTATTTTTGTTTGGTTAACTTAAATTCATTGCCCATTGCGGTCAATGATTAATTCGTTTACTGCTGCGCCTGAGTTTCTTGTTGCGCCAGGGCTTGGCGTTTGAGCAGGGTCAACTGGGCCTTGATGCGTTCGGTTTGAAAGCTATTGTCGGCGGCAGTGTGACTGAGGGCGTTTTCCAGCTGTTCGATGGCGGTGCGCAACTGGCCGATCATTTGGTAGTAATCGGCCAGGGCCATATAGGCGTTGCTCTGGCGGTCGGCGGCGCTCTCGGCCTTGGCCAGCAGCTGATAATACGACGGCAACACAAATTGCTGCGGTTTTTGAATCAGCTCGCGCAGGGTGTCGGCTGCCTGTTTGGGCCGGTCTGCCTGGATCAGGGCGCGCGCGTAGAGCACCGTCAGCTGGGGATGCAGGGGAAACAGTTTGAGCGCCTTTTGCAATCGCTGCAGTGCCGCCTCGTGTTCGCCCTGTTCCAACTCGACGTGCGCCCGCAGGGCAATGAATTGCTCCGACTCCGGGGTCTTCTGTAGCAGGGTGCGGCTGAATGTGTCGGCCTGCTCCAGGTTGCCGAGTTGCAGCTGGAACAGGGCGTATTCATATTGTTCCGCCGCCGATAAGGTGTCGGACTGCGACAGCCTGGCCTCGAGTTCCTTGAGCCGATAGCGGTGTTCCTGATCTGCCATGGCGCGCAGGCGCGCCTGAATGAAGGGAAAGCTGTCCGACTGGCGCTGCGTAATGTCGGGGTATTGGCCGGCGCGGTTCTGGGAATCGGCGATGCGGCTGGGCGTCACCGGGTGAGTGCGCAACAGCTCCGGCAGGTTGCTCTCCATGTAGCGGTAGGCCTCCTGCAGACGACCGAAGAAGGCGGGCATGTGGTAAGGATCGAAACCCGAGTTGACCAGGATGTCGATGCCGACACGGTCGGCCTCCTGCTCGTGGGCGCGGGTGAAGTTGAGTTGCTGCTGAATACTGCCCGCCGCCGCGGTGGCGATCATGGCGGAACTGAGCTGCGGCGAGCCCAACAAAATGGCGGCGATGATGGCCGCCGCGGTCTGCAACTGGCTGGCCGAGGCCTTCTGGAAGGCGCGTGCCAGGTGACGCTGGGTGACATGGGCGATTTCATGGGCCATCACCGCCGCCAATTCGCCTTCCGATTGGGCCGCCAGTATCAGGCCGCTGTGGATGCCGATATGGCCGCCGGGACCGGCAAAGGCATTGATGCTCGGGGCATCGACGATGAAAAAGTGAAAGGGCAGGTCGGTGCCCGCCGCCGCCAGCAGACGGTAGCCCAGTGAATTGATGTAGGCATTGAGTTCCGGATCTTCGATGATGTCCACATTCTGGCGCAGATTGCGCATAAAGGCCTGGCCGAGGCGGTAATCCTCTTGCGGCGAGAGGATGGTGGCCGAGGGGTCGCCCAGCTCCGGCAGGTGGGACATCTGGGCCGTGGCAGAGGCGCTGAGCAGCACGCAGAGCGCGGTAAACCAGGCCGCTAGTTGACGCGAGCGGCGGCCGTTGGCAAATGGCTTCATGGAGATGGAGTCAGCGTCTATGGGCATCATCATCAATAGGTGCGAGGTTAGACAGGATGATATCATTGGCCGTTCAATTTTTTGTGGCGCTTGAAGAGGTTGCCGGATGAGTACGCGTGTGGAAAAGGAACTCGACACCAGCGGTTTGAACTGCCCCCTGCCCATTTTGCGCCTCAAGCAGGCCCTGCGCGGCATGGACAGCGGTCAGCGTTTGCGCATGATCGCCACCGACCCTGGCTCCCAGTCCGACGTCGCCGCCTTCGCCGCCCAGACCGGTCATCGCCTGATTGAATCCCACGCCGAGGGCGACACGTTTTACTACTTAGTCGAAAAGGCCTGAGACTCGGCCGGTTTCCTCCCTGCGACGGTGCCAAACCGCCCCCTGTTGCGGTCCTGAAAGTGTCTCCAGTGATCCGTGTTGCGAGCCGTAAAGCTTTTCGCCCGGCTACCGACATAGTATGAGTAGATCGTAATACAATAAATTTATATATAAAAATTATATAGACATACCCCG of Candidatus Tenderia electrophaga contains these proteins:
- a CDS encoding peptidylprolyl isomerase — its product is MQLATNKVATIAYTLKDEQGTLIDQADKNQPFAFILGVGNIIPGLENALEGKTAGDQVSVTIEPAEAYGERDDNLKQTLSKEMFEGVDEVKPGMQFHAQTNQGMSVVTVTEVEGEDVTIDGNHPLAGVTLNFDVDVLEVRDATEEELEHGHVHGPGGHEH